Proteins encoded together in one Catellatospora citrea window:
- a CDS encoding VOC family protein codes for MTVISVMLAVPDAAGASAWYQQALGATELWNLGSVIGLELQGAPFFVAEPANNGWQCPTVLGSTTTRIEVFVDDPDAVVGGAAEAGANYHDPVRDHTAPWGTHRQGGFFDPYGHLWLVGDKSPLRRHR; via the coding sequence ATGACCGTTATCTCCGTCATGCTCGCGGTGCCGGACGCCGCGGGGGCGTCCGCCTGGTACCAGCAGGCCCTCGGCGCCACCGAGCTGTGGAACCTCGGCTCAGTCATCGGCTTGGAGCTGCAAGGTGCGCCGTTCTTCGTCGCGGAGCCCGCGAACAACGGTTGGCAATGCCCAACGGTGCTCGGTAGCACCACCACCCGGATAGAAGTGTTCGTCGATGACCCGGACGCCGTGGTCGGCGGTGCCGCTGAGGCAGGAGCCAACTACCACGATCCTGTGCGGGACCACACGGCGCCATGGGGCACGCACCGGCAAGGCGGCTTCTTCGATCCGTACGGTCATCTCTGGCTCGTGGGGGACAAGTCGCCGCTGCGACGTCATCGATAG